A stretch of Acidovorax sp. RAC01 DNA encodes these proteins:
- the pncB gene encoding nicotinate phosphoribosyltransferase: MIITSLLDTDLYKFTMMQVVLHQFPGAQVEYRFKCRNPGVQLAPFVSEIRDEIRSLCSLHFQDAELAYLRSLRFIKSDFVDFLGLFKLNEKYITVTPLPSGEIDISIQGPWLHTILFEIPVLAIVNEVYFRNTQKVPDFPEGRRRLDTKIAQLQAEGLGELKIADYGTRRRFSRAWHEEVLRVLVARLGTGDRRPGAPAGPGQFAGTSNVLYAMKLGVTPLGTMAHEYLQACQALGPRLRDSQVFGFEIWAKEYRGDLGIALSDVYGMSAFLRDFDLYFCKLFDGARHDSGDPFAWGERLLDHYRKNRVDPLTKTLIFSDALTVPRTIELYHQFRGRCQLAFGIGTNLTNDLGSPPAHEPLQVVIKMTRCNGQPVAKLSDTPGKGMCDDEKYLAYLRQVFDIPASP, from the coding sequence ATGATCATCACCAGCCTGCTCGACACTGACCTGTACAAGTTCACCATGATGCAGGTTGTGCTGCACCAGTTTCCGGGTGCGCAGGTGGAGTACCGCTTCAAGTGCCGCAACCCTGGTGTGCAGCTGGCGCCGTTCGTGTCGGAGATCCGCGATGAGATCCGATCGCTGTGCAGCCTGCACTTTCAGGATGCCGAGCTGGCCTACCTGCGTTCGCTGCGCTTCATCAAAAGCGACTTCGTGGACTTCCTGGGGCTGTTCAAGCTCAACGAGAAGTACATCACCGTCACCCCGCTGCCCAGCGGCGAGATTGATATCTCCATCCAGGGCCCGTGGCTGCACACCATCCTGTTTGAGATCCCGGTGCTGGCCATCGTGAACGAGGTGTACTTTCGCAACACGCAAAAGGTGCCCGACTTCCCCGAAGGCCGCCGCCGGCTCGACACCAAGATTGCGCAGCTGCAGGCCGAAGGGCTGGGCGAGCTCAAGATTGCCGACTACGGCACGCGCAGGCGCTTCAGCCGCGCCTGGCACGAAGAGGTGCTGCGCGTGCTGGTGGCGCGCCTGGGCACAGGCGACCGCAGGCCGGGTGCACCGGCTGGTCCGGGGCAGTTTGCGGGCACCAGCAATGTGCTGTACGCCATGAAACTGGGGGTGACGCCGCTGGGCACCATGGCGCACGAATACCTGCAGGCCTGCCAGGCGCTCGGCCCGCGCCTGCGCGACAGCCAGGTCTTCGGCTTTGAGATCTGGGCCAAGGAATACCGGGGAGACCTGGGTATTGCGCTCTCCGACGTGTACGGTATGAGCGCCTTTCTGCGCGACTTTGACCTGTATTTTTGCAAGCTGTTCGACGGTGCGCGGCACGACAGCGGCGACCCGTTTGCCTGGGGCGAGCGCCTGCTGGACCACTACCGCAAGAACCGCGTCGACCCGCTGACCAAGACCCTCATCTTCAGCGACGCCCTCACGGTGCCCCGCACCATCGAGCTCTACCATCAGTTCCGCGGGCGCTGCCAGCTGGCCTTCGGCATCGGCACCAACCTGACCAACGATCTGGGAAGCCCCCCCGCGCATGAGCCTTTGCAGGTGGTCATCAAGATGACGCGCTGCAACGGCCAGCCCGTGGCCAAGCTCTCGGACACCCCGGGCAAAGGCATGTGCGATGACGAAAAGTACCTGGCCTACCTGCGGCAGGTGTTCGACATACCGGCTTCGCCCTGA
- a CDS encoding acyl-CoA thioesterase yields the protein MTSASTPAPTPAAQRPAPRPRDDYAVFRPITTRWADNDVYGHVNNVVYYSWFDTAVNAHLIDQGVLDIHTGETIGLVIETQCNYFAPLAFPQTVEAGIRVARLGGSSVRYEVGLFAQGEPLSAAAGHFIHVYVDRATRRPVPVPTALREVLQALVMP from the coding sequence ATGACCTCTGCCAGCACTCCCGCTCCAACCCCCGCGGCCCAACGCCCGGCCCCTCGGCCGCGTGATGACTACGCGGTGTTCCGCCCCATCACCACGCGCTGGGCCGACAACGATGTGTATGGGCACGTCAACAACGTCGTCTACTACAGCTGGTTCGATACAGCGGTCAACGCGCACCTGATTGACCAGGGCGTGCTCGACATCCACACAGGCGAAACCATCGGTCTCGTCATCGAAACGCAGTGCAACTACTTTGCCCCGCTGGCATTCCCGCAAACGGTAGAGGCGGGGATTCGCGTAGCGCGGCTGGGTGGTTCCAGCGTTCGCTATGAAGTGGGCCTTTTTGCGCAGGGCGAGCCGCTTTCTGCGGCGGCCGGCCACTTCATTCATGTGTATGTAGACCGTGCCACGCGGCGCCCTGTGCCCGTGCCAACAGCGCTGCGCGAGGTGCTGCAGGCACTGGTCATGCCCTGA
- a CDS encoding 3-hydroxyacyl-CoA dehydrogenase, with protein sequence MDIKGKVFIVTGGASGLGEGTARMLSAQGGTVVIADMQAEKGEAVAREIGGAFVACDVSNEDDGRAAVDKAVSLGKLMGLVNCAGIAPAEKTVGKNGAHALGLFSKTITVNLIGSFNMIRLAAEAMSKNEPEATGERGVLISTASVAAYDGQIGQAAYAASKGGVVGMTLPIARDLARNGIRNMTIAPGIFGTPMLFGMPQEVQDALAAGVPFPSRLGTPQDYAKLVKHIFENDMLNGEVIRLDGAIRLAPR encoded by the coding sequence ATGGACATCAAAGGCAAGGTATTCATCGTTACCGGCGGCGCCTCGGGCCTCGGCGAAGGCACGGCGCGCATGCTTTCCGCGCAGGGAGGCACTGTCGTCATCGCTGACATGCAGGCGGAAAAGGGCGAGGCTGTGGCGCGCGAGATCGGTGGGGCCTTTGTCGCGTGCGATGTCAGCAATGAAGACGATGGCCGGGCAGCCGTGGACAAAGCCGTGTCCCTGGGCAAGCTGATGGGACTCGTGAACTGCGCAGGAATTGCTCCCGCCGAAAAAACAGTGGGCAAGAACGGTGCGCATGCCCTTGGCCTGTTCAGCAAAACCATCACGGTGAACCTGATCGGCAGCTTCAACATGATCCGGCTGGCGGCAGAGGCAATGTCGAAAAACGAGCCCGAGGCGACAGGCGAGCGCGGCGTGCTGATCTCGACCGCCAGCGTTGCAGCCTATGACGGACAGATCGGGCAGGCGGCGTATGCCGCCTCCAAGGGCGGCGTGGTGGGGATGACGCTTCCCATCGCACGCGACCTGGCGCGCAACGGTATTCGCAACATGACCATCGCCCCAGGTATTTTCGGTACGCCGATGCTGTTCGGCATGCCCCAGGAAGTACAAGACGCGCTGGCAGCAGGCGTACCGTTTCCCAGCCGGCTCGGTACGCCGCAGGACTACGCCAAGCTGGTGAAGCACATTTTCGAGAACGACATGCTCAACGGAGAAGTCATTCGGCTCGATGGCGCAATCCGCCTCGCTCCCCGCTAA
- a CDS encoding phasin family protein, which translates to MTLTAEQILASHKANIETLFGLTTKAFEGVEKLVELNVTASRAALSEAATHTQAVLGVKDAQELLALQAGLFQPLAEKTAAYSRHLYDIASGTGAEFGKAFESQATDAQRAFTNLVDSAAKNAPAGSETAVAVMKSAVSAANNAFESVQKAVKQASDVAEANFNAVANTAANAAKTAAPRKR; encoded by the coding sequence ATGACGCTGACCGCTGAACAGATCCTGGCCTCGCACAAAGCCAACATTGAAACCCTGTTTGGTCTGACCACCAAAGCCTTCGAAGGCGTGGAAAAGCTGGTTGAACTGAACGTGACCGCATCGCGCGCTGCCCTGTCGGAAGCCGCAACCCACACCCAGGCCGTCCTCGGCGTGAAGGACGCACAAGAACTCCTGGCACTGCAAGCCGGCCTGTTCCAGCCCCTGGCTGAAAAGACTGCCGCTTACAGCCGCCACCTGTATGACATCGCTTCGGGCACGGGCGCCGAGTTCGGCAAGGCATTCGAGTCGCAAGCGACCGATGCCCAGCGCGCATTCACCAACCTGGTGGACAGCGCCGCCAAGAACGCTCCCGCCGGTTCCGAAACTGCCGTGGCCGTGATGAAGAGCGCCGTGTCGGCTGCCAACAACGCTTTCGAATCGGTCCAGAAGGCCGTCAAGCAAGCGTCTGACGTGGCTGAAGCCAACTTCAACGCAGTGGCCAACACCGCTGCCAACGCCGCCAAGACGGCCGCTCCCCGCAAGCGCTGA
- a CDS encoding 2-hydroxyacid dehydrogenase: MSTKPRILVARAIFPDIVERLRAHFDVEDNPEDLIWTADELAARLADKDGAFTTGSQRIDAAVLAAAPRLRIVANMAVGYNNFDVDAMSAAGVQGTNTPDVLTETTADFGFALLMATARRMAESEHYLRAGLWTKWSYDMFAGSDIHGSTLGIIGMGRIGQGIARRGAHGFGMNVVYHNRSRLTPALEAECKASYVDKEELLGTADHVVLVLPYTPASHHTIGAAELALMKPTATLVNIARGGIVDDAALAVALRERRIAAAGLDVFEGEPSVHPDLLTVPNVVLTPHIASATVPTRRAMANLAADNLIAFFDGRGPLTPVNQPVRS; this comes from the coding sequence ATGAGCACCAAACCCCGCATCCTGGTCGCCCGCGCGATCTTCCCCGACATCGTGGAACGCTTGCGCGCGCACTTCGACGTGGAAGACAACCCTGAGGACCTGATCTGGACCGCCGACGAACTGGCGGCACGCCTGGCCGACAAGGATGGCGCCTTCACCACCGGCAGCCAGCGGATCGACGCTGCGGTACTGGCGGCAGCACCACGGCTTCGCATCGTCGCGAACATGGCCGTGGGCTACAACAACTTTGACGTGGACGCCATGTCGGCCGCAGGCGTGCAGGGCACCAACACCCCCGATGTGCTGACCGAGACCACCGCCGACTTCGGCTTTGCGCTGCTGATGGCCACGGCGCGCCGCATGGCCGAGAGCGAGCATTACCTGCGCGCCGGCCTGTGGACGAAGTGGAGCTACGACATGTTTGCCGGCAGCGACATCCATGGCAGTACGCTGGGCATCATCGGCATGGGCCGCATCGGGCAGGGCATTGCCCGGCGCGGGGCGCACGGCTTTGGCATGAACGTGGTCTACCACAACCGCTCGCGCCTGACGCCCGCGCTGGAGGCGGAATGCAAGGCCTCCTACGTCGACAAGGAAGAGCTGCTGGGCACCGCAGACCATGTGGTGCTGGTGCTGCCCTACACCCCTGCCTCGCACCACACCATCGGCGCGGCCGAGCTGGCGCTGATGAAGCCTACCGCCACGCTGGTCAACATTGCCCGCGGCGGCATCGTGGACGATGCCGCGCTGGCCGTAGCCCTGCGTGAGCGGCGCATTGCTGCGGCAGGCCTGGATGTTTTCGAGGGTGAGCCCTCCGTGCACCCTGATCTGCTTACCGTACCCAACGTGGTGCTCACGCCGCACATTGCGAGCGCCACCGTGCCCACCCGGCGCGCCATGGCCAACCTGGCAGCGGACAACCTGATCGCCTTCTTTGACGGGCGCGGGCCACTCACGCCGGTGAACCAGCCGGTGCGCTCCTGA
- a CDS encoding IS5 family transposase has product MKQSSLGLSNTTKRTRKREFLDSMELVVPWAELVSLIEPYAPECGRRGQQPFSVQILLRIHFMQQWFKLSDPAMEEALHDVPAFRDFAGLSHWDEHIPSESSILRFRHLLERHKLAEQILATVNALLQAKGLQLKAGTVVDATLIAAPSSTKNQKGERDPEMHQSKKGNQWYFGMKAHIGVDADSGLVHSVRGTSGNVNDVVEANSLLHGQETDAFGDAGYQGVDRRPDANKNVRWHVAMRPGLRRALDKGGVLIDQLERTKASIRARVEHPFRVIKQQFGYVKVRYRGLKKNTAQIVTLFALSNLWMARHKLLACRGQVRLQGA; this is encoded by the coding sequence ACGCGCAAGCGTGAATTCCTTGACTCCATGGAACTGGTGGTGCCCTGGGCTGAACTGGTCTCGCTGATAGAGCCCTACGCACCCGAGTGCGGACGCCGGGGCCAGCAGCCTTTTTCGGTGCAGATCCTGCTGCGCATCCATTTCATGCAGCAGTGGTTCAAGCTCAGCGACCCAGCCATGGAAGAAGCACTGCACGACGTGCCTGCCTTTCGGGACTTTGCCGGCCTGTCTCACTGGGATGAACACATCCCCAGTGAATCGAGCATCTTGCGTTTCAGGCATCTGCTGGAGCGCCACAAGCTGGCCGAACAAATACTCGCTACCGTCAATGCGCTGCTGCAGGCCAAAGGGCTGCAACTCAAAGCGGGCACGGTGGTGGATGCCACGCTCATTGCCGCACCCAGCTCCACCAAGAATCAAAAGGGCGAGCGCGACCCCGAGATGCACCAAAGCAAGAAGGGCAACCAGTGGTACTTCGGCATGAAGGCCCACATTGGCGTAGATGCGGACTCAGGCCTGGTGCACAGCGTTCGAGGCACCAGCGGCAATGTGAACGACGTGGTTGAAGCAAACAGTCTGCTGCATGGGCAAGAAACTGATGCCTTTGGTGACGCGGGCTACCAAGGGGTGGACAGGCGGCCCGATGCCAACAAGAACGTGCGATGGCATGTGGCCATGCGCCCTGGGTTGCGCCGGGCTCTGGACAAGGGGGGGGTGCTGATCGATCAACTTGAACGCACCAAGGCCAGCATCCGGGCCAGGGTGGAGCACCCGTTCCGAGTGATCAAGCAGCAGTTTGGATATGTGAAGGTGCGCTACCGTGGGCTCAAGAAGAACACGGCGCAGATCGTCACGCTGTTTGCGCTTTCAAACCTGTGGATGGCAAGGCACAAACTGCTGGCCTGTCGGGGACAGGTGCGTCTGCAAGGGGCTTAG
- a CDS encoding histone deacetylase family protein, producing MHAYYADQFVLPLPEGHRFPMAKYRMLRDRLAAQLPGVALQVAPPASDDELALVHERSYIGDIEHGTLPAAAQREIGFPWSPAMAERARRSVGATVHASRAALRDGIAGNLAGGTHHSYAYKGGGFCVFNDVAVAARLMQAEQPRRGTGAHPLQVAVIDLDVHQGNGTAHIFQGDDTVFTLSLHGARNFPFRKEPSDLDVELPDGCSDDEYLLALEQALGALEQRFAPQLVFYLAGADPHEGDRLGRLALTHDGLEARDRRVFDWAWHRRVPLVLTMAGGYGRDLEDTLRAQTTTWHVAMQYYRRWQNVRP from the coding sequence ATGCATGCCTACTACGCTGACCAGTTTGTCCTGCCACTTCCCGAGGGCCACCGCTTTCCCATGGCCAAGTACCGCATGTTGCGCGACAGGCTGGCCGCACAGCTGCCTGGCGTAGCCCTGCAGGTGGCGCCTCCCGCGTCCGATGACGAGCTGGCACTGGTACATGAGCGGAGTTACATCGGCGACATCGAGCACGGCACCTTGCCCGCTGCCGCCCAGCGCGAGATAGGCTTTCCGTGGTCTCCGGCCATGGCCGAGCGCGCGCGGCGGTCGGTGGGTGCCACCGTGCATGCCAGTCGGGCTGCCTTGCGCGACGGCATTGCGGGCAACCTGGCCGGGGGGACCCACCACTCGTATGCCTACAAGGGCGGCGGCTTTTGTGTGTTCAATGATGTGGCGGTGGCCGCGCGGCTGATGCAGGCCGAGCAGCCCCGCCGTGGCACGGGCGCGCACCCACTGCAGGTGGCCGTGATCGACCTCGACGTCCATCAGGGCAACGGTACCGCCCACATTTTCCAAGGAGACGACACGGTGTTCACGCTGTCGTTGCACGGGGCTCGCAACTTCCCGTTCCGCAAGGAGCCCAGCGATCTGGATGTGGAACTGCCCGACGGCTGCAGCGATGATGAATACCTCCTTGCGCTGGAACAGGCGCTGGGCGCGCTGGAGCAGCGGTTCGCCCCGCAGCTGGTGTTCTATCTGGCGGGCGCCGATCCGCACGAGGGCGATCGGCTGGGCCGCCTGGCGCTGACGCACGACGGCCTGGAGGCGCGGGACCGCCGCGTTTTCGACTGGGCCTGGCATCGGCGCGTGCCACTGGTGCTGACCATGGCAGGTGGCTACGGCCGCGACCTGGAAGACACGCTGCGTGCGCAGACGACGACCTGGCACGTGGCCATGCAGTACTACCGGCGCTGGCAGAATGTGCGGCCATGA
- a CDS encoding extracellular solute-binding protein, giving the protein MSHTVKALLTACALTASAGAVSAQEQVVNLYSARHYSTDEALYTGFTKATGIKINRVDADDAGILARLKAEGSASPADVILLVDAARLYKGEVDGLFQPVQSKVLNDAIPAHLRSTPGADGGVAWFGLSTRARVIVYDKVKVQKADVDTYEELGDPKNKGKICIRSGSHPYNLSLFGAVTEHMGEQKAEAWLKGLVANLARAPKGGDTDQIKGVAAGECGIAVTNTYYLARLMRSTKPEDVAIVNKIGVVFPNQDSWGTHVNIAGGAVARHAKNPANAIKFLEYLASPEAQNYFANGNNEWPSAKGVNIDNPALKAMTGGKPFKSETIPISAVGANTTKVQQMLDRVGFQ; this is encoded by the coding sequence ATGTCGCATACCGTGAAAGCCTTGTTGACCGCCTGTGCCCTCACCGCTTCTGCTGGCGCCGTCTCTGCGCAAGAGCAGGTCGTCAACCTCTACTCGGCACGCCACTATTCCACCGATGAAGCCCTCTATACCGGCTTCACCAAAGCGACCGGCATCAAGATCAACCGTGTGGACGCAGATGACGCAGGCATCCTCGCCCGGCTCAAGGCAGAAGGCAGCGCCTCTCCGGCCGATGTGATCCTGCTGGTCGACGCTGCACGCCTGTACAAGGGCGAGGTAGACGGGCTGTTCCAGCCGGTTCAGTCGAAGGTGCTGAATGACGCCATCCCCGCACACCTACGCAGCACACCGGGGGCAGACGGCGGCGTCGCATGGTTCGGGCTGTCGACCCGCGCGCGCGTCATCGTCTACGACAAGGTCAAGGTACAAAAAGCCGACGTTGACACCTACGAGGAACTGGGCGACCCCAAGAACAAGGGCAAGATCTGCATCCGCTCGGGTTCGCACCCTTACAACCTGAGCCTTTTCGGCGCTGTGACCGAGCACATGGGAGAGCAAAAGGCCGAGGCCTGGCTCAAGGGACTGGTGGCAAACCTGGCCCGCGCCCCCAAAGGCGGCGATACCGACCAGATCAAGGGCGTGGCCGCCGGCGAGTGCGGAATCGCTGTGACCAACACGTACTACCTGGCGCGGCTGATGCGCTCGACCAAGCCCGAGGACGTGGCCATCGTCAACAAGATCGGTGTTGTTTTCCCCAACCAGGATTCGTGGGGCACGCATGTGAACATCGCAGGCGGTGCCGTTGCACGCCATGCCAAGAATCCAGCCAACGCGATCAAATTCCTGGAGTACCTCGCCAGCCCGGAGGCACAGAATTACTTTGCCAACGGCAACAATGAGTGGCCCTCGGCCAAGGGCGTCAACATCGACAACCCGGCGCTCAAGGCCATGACAGGCGGTAAGCCGTTCAAGAGCGAGACCATCCCGATCAGTGCCGTGGGAGCCAACACCACCAAAGTCCAGCAGATGCTGGATCGCGTCGGCTTCCAGTAA
- a CDS encoding sodium:proton antiporter gives MKNVRRLALAGLLGVLPGLATAADIDGSALSVLWGVPFAGILLSIALMPLLTPIFWHHHFGKVAAGWALAFLVPFAITFGPGVAGASLVHALVAEYIPFVILLTALFTVAGGIFIRGNLHGSPGLNTSILAIGAVLASFMGTTGASMLLIRPLIRANDNRTHVAHVVVFFIFIVSNAGGSLTPLGDPPLFLGFLKGVDFFWTVRYIFPETLFLIGSLLAIFYVLDSWYYRRSGEVLRTDPTPDSRAIGFDGKVNFALLGVVVALVLLSGMWKPGVVFDVAGTEVGLPGIVRDVGLIIVTFVSLWLTPKKVHEDNQFGWAPMQEVAKLFAGIFLTIIPVIAMLKAGLNGPFGAVVSAVTRADGTPDPLMYFWATGALSSFLDNAPTYLVFFNTAGGDPAVLMTTLAPTLAAISAGAVFMGANTYIGNAPNLMVKAIAEDRGVKMPSFFGYMLWSGGILVPLFIVMSFIWFKQ, from the coding sequence ATGAAAAATGTGCGACGACTGGCCCTGGCTGGTCTGTTGGGGGTGCTGCCGGGCCTGGCCACGGCCGCGGATATCGACGGCAGTGCGCTGTCAGTGCTGTGGGGTGTTCCCTTCGCGGGCATCCTGCTGTCCATCGCACTCATGCCGCTGCTCACGCCCATTTTCTGGCACCACCACTTCGGCAAGGTGGCGGCGGGCTGGGCGCTGGCATTTCTGGTGCCCTTTGCCATCACGTTCGGGCCTGGCGTGGCCGGTGCGAGCCTGGTGCATGCACTGGTGGCCGAGTACATCCCGTTTGTGATTTTGCTCACCGCGCTGTTCACCGTGGCCGGCGGCATCTTCATTCGCGGCAACCTGCACGGAAGCCCGGGGCTCAATACGTCCATCCTGGCCATTGGCGCGGTGCTGGCCAGCTTCATGGGGACCACCGGGGCATCGATGCTGCTGATCCGCCCGCTGATCCGGGCCAACGACAACCGCACGCATGTGGCGCATGTGGTGGTGTTTTTCATTTTCATTGTGTCCAACGCCGGCGGCTCACTCACGCCGCTGGGTGATCCGCCGCTGTTCCTGGGCTTCCTCAAGGGTGTCGATTTCTTCTGGACGGTGCGCTACATCTTCCCCGAGACACTGTTCCTGATCGGCTCCCTGCTGGCCATTTTCTACGTGCTGGACTCCTGGTACTACCGCCGCAGCGGCGAGGTGCTCCGCACCGACCCCACCCCCGACAGCCGCGCCATCGGGTTTGATGGCAAGGTCAACTTCGCCCTGCTGGGCGTGGTGGTCGCACTGGTGCTGCTCAGCGGCATGTGGAAGCCGGGCGTGGTGTTTGACGTTGCGGGCACCGAAGTCGGCCTGCCCGGCATCGTGCGCGATGTGGGCCTGATCATCGTGACCTTCGTGTCGCTGTGGCTCACGCCCAAAAAGGTTCACGAGGACAACCAGTTCGGCTGGGCGCCCATGCAGGAAGTGGCCAAGCTGTTTGCAGGTATTTTCCTGACCATCATCCCTGTCATCGCCATGCTCAAGGCAGGGCTCAACGGCCCCTTCGGCGCCGTGGTGTCGGCCGTGACGCGTGCCGATGGCACGCCCGACCCCCTCATGTATTTCTGGGCCACGGGCGCGCTCAGCTCGTTCCTCGACAACGCGCCTACGTACCTGGTGTTTTTCAACACCGCCGGTGGCGACCCGGCTGTGCTGATGACCACGCTGGCACCCACGCTGGCCGCCATCTCGGCAGGCGCGGTGTTCATGGGCGCCAATACCTATATTGGCAACGCGCCCAACCTGATGGTGAAGGCCATCGCCGAAGACCGCGGTGTGAAGATGCCCAGCTTTTTCGGCTACATGCTGTGGTCGGGCGGGATCCTGGTGCCGCTGTTCATCGTGATGAGCTTCATCTGGTTCAAACAGTGA